One genomic region from Nocardioides plantarum encodes:
- a CDS encoding IclR family transcriptional regulator has product METDLDPKNIVGSIIKGARLLDLYTTERRELSLSEFAAETGFNKTTTYRLLQTLVAVGWLVRSANGGYRLGTRLLVLGAIARADLDLRREALPLMQRLADELGDTAFLMVPGPQGAVIIETIVGANPVQVAGLTPGSVLPYHVAAGPVALAAFCPEVEASVLEMTHQQFTAHTATSRAELSRKLQDTRDQGYALSLEDYVEGVAAVGAPVLGADGIAVATLSVGGPVANFSDARRDHTIALVIEAASVLSGCLNA; this is encoded by the coding sequence ATGGAGACGGATCTCGACCCGAAGAACATCGTCGGGTCCATCATCAAGGGCGCGCGGCTGCTCGACCTCTACACGACCGAGCGGCGCGAGCTGTCCCTGAGCGAGTTCGCGGCCGAGACCGGCTTCAACAAGACCACGACCTACCGATTGCTGCAGACGTTGGTCGCCGTGGGCTGGCTGGTGCGGTCGGCCAACGGCGGCTACCGGCTCGGCACGCGCCTGCTGGTCCTGGGGGCCATCGCGCGGGCCGACCTCGACCTGCGCCGCGAGGCGCTGCCGCTCATGCAGCGGCTCGCCGACGAGCTGGGCGACACGGCGTTCCTGATGGTCCCCGGACCGCAGGGGGCGGTGATCATCGAGACCATCGTGGGGGCCAACCCGGTGCAGGTCGCCGGCCTGACGCCCGGCTCGGTGCTGCCCTACCACGTGGCCGCCGGCCCGGTCGCGCTCGCGGCCTTCTGCCCTGAGGTGGAGGCGTCGGTGCTGGAGATGACGCACCAGCAGTTCACCGCCCACACCGCCACGAGCCGGGCGGAGCTGAGCCGCAAGCTCCAGGACACCCGCGACCAGGGCTACGCCCTGTCGCTCGAGGACTACGTCGAGGGGGTCGCCGCCGTCGGCGCTCCCGTGCTCGGAGCGGACGGGATCGCGGTCGCCACCCTCAGTGTCGGCGGCCCGGTGGCCAACTTCAGCGACGCGCGGCGCGACCACACGATCGCGCTGGTGATCGAGGCCGCCTCGGTGCTGTCGGGCTGCCTGAACGCCTGA
- a CDS encoding ABC transporter ATP-binding protein, with protein MSSILSVEDLDVRYGTIPALTGLSLEVERGSLTALLGANGAGKSTTLNTVAGLLKPTGGRVTFDGRDITGLSAHRTVRRGLALVPEGRLVVSPLTVLENLELSSFARGRRRSADLDEVWELFPRLAERKKQTAGLMSGGEQQMLAIARAWMTKPTMVLLDEPSMGLSPALVDIVFEAIATIHAAGATVLLVEQNASKALPISDHAYLIHRGEILSSGTPAELDQDPDLVARHLGLDPEIAVPEIDAAATAAAERHA; from the coding sequence ATGTCGTCCATCCTGAGCGTCGAGGACCTCGACGTCCGCTACGGCACCATCCCCGCCCTGACGGGCCTCTCGCTCGAGGTCGAGCGGGGGTCGCTGACCGCCCTGCTCGGCGCCAACGGCGCCGGCAAGTCCACGACCCTCAACACCGTCGCCGGCCTGCTCAAGCCGACCGGCGGGCGCGTCACCTTCGACGGCAGGGACATCACCGGGCTCTCCGCGCACCGCACGGTGCGCCGGGGCCTGGCCCTGGTGCCCGAGGGACGCCTGGTCGTCTCGCCGCTCACCGTCCTGGAGAACCTCGAGCTCAGCTCCTTCGCCCGCGGCCGCAGGCGCTCCGCCGACCTCGACGAGGTCTGGGAGCTCTTCCCGCGGCTGGCCGAACGCAAGAAGCAGACCGCCGGCCTGATGAGCGGCGGCGAGCAGCAGATGCTCGCCATCGCGCGGGCCTGGATGACCAAGCCGACGATGGTCCTGCTCGACGAGCCGTCGATGGGGCTGTCGCCCGCGCTGGTCGACATCGTCTTCGAGGCGATCGCGACCATCCACGCCGCCGGGGCCACGGTGCTGCTCGTGGAGCAGAATGCCTCCAAGGCGCTGCCGATCAGCGACCACGCCTACCTCATCCACCGCGGCGAGATCCTGTCGTCCGGCACCCCGGCCGAGCTCGACCAGGACCCCGACCTCGTGGCCCGCCACCTGGGCCTGGACCCGGAGATCGCCGTACCCGAGATCGACGCGGCCGCCACGGCCGCTGCCGAGCGGCACGCATGA
- a CDS encoding ABC transporter ATP-binding protein — MSDTTARPTPYGARGADSTGGAGSTGSTALGLDSISKSFGGLHVLSSVTFDVPEATVFGIAGPNGAGKTTLLNLLTGFGTFSGGRMTIHGQDATGKDARAISALGVARTFQNIRLFRGLTVREQVEAGTYRHRKASLLSSLAVSPTDRRDRQETRAAAEEVLEFVGLADQADRLAETMSYGDQRRIEIARALATRPTLLMLDEPTAGMNDADWLPIAELLDRLRSDGMTVVVVEHNMRLLERSCDRVAVIAAGEVIAEDEPYTCLRRPEVRRAYFGK; from the coding sequence ATGAGCGACACCACCGCACGACCGACGCCGTACGGCGCCCGCGGCGCCGACAGCACCGGCGGCGCCGGCAGCACCGGCAGCACCGCCCTGGGCCTGGACTCCATCAGCAAGAGCTTCGGCGGGCTGCACGTGCTCTCGTCGGTGACCTTCGACGTGCCCGAGGCCACTGTCTTCGGCATCGCCGGGCCCAACGGGGCCGGCAAGACCACCCTGCTCAACCTGCTGACCGGCTTCGGCACCTTCAGCGGCGGTCGGATGACCATCCACGGCCAGGACGCCACCGGCAAGGACGCCCGCGCCATCAGCGCGCTCGGAGTGGCCCGGACCTTCCAGAACATCCGGCTCTTCCGTGGCCTGACCGTGCGCGAGCAGGTCGAGGCGGGGACCTACCGGCACCGCAAGGCCTCGCTGCTCTCCAGCCTGGCCGTCTCGCCGACCGACCGCCGCGACCGCCAGGAGACCCGGGCCGCGGCCGAGGAGGTGCTCGAGTTCGTCGGTCTCGCCGACCAGGCCGACCGGCTCGCCGAGACCATGTCGTACGGCGACCAGCGGCGCATCGAGATCGCCCGGGCCCTGGCGACCCGACCTACCCTGCTCATGCTCGACGAGCCGACCGCCGGCATGAACGACGCCGACTGGCTCCCCATCGCCGAGCTCCTCGACCGGCTGCGGTCCGACGGCATGACGGTCGTGGTCGTCGAGCACAACATGCGCCTCCTCGAGCGCAGCTGCGACAGGGTCGCGGTCATCGCCGCCGGCGAGGTCATCGCCGAGGACGAGCCGTACACCTGCCTGCGCCGTCCCGAGGTCCGCCGCGCCTACTTCGGAAAGTAG
- a CDS encoding TetR family transcriptional regulator encodes MAELKDVGGAIRARRQEVGLSLRALAGRLGVSPATLSAVENGRTPLTVTRLHRIAELLDTTAPDLLSGPAGSSGSAAIPQVPASRGATPEGRRGAWRDFSTISIDPVLEAAARVFVRQGFHATSMREVATEAHLSVAGVYHHHPSKERLLVSLLDLTLAEIGWRVEAARVEGRDPVDSFARMVESLALFHAVRADLAFIGASEMRALGPQERTRITGLRDGVQHALDTQAAACLDVGAFEVDDARTTLRAIATMCTSLPSWFRPEGPLDAASVARAYAQYALTLMGHREAPTPSPPVPAPDSSLEADSE; translated from the coding sequence ATGGCTGAACTCAAGGACGTTGGTGGGGCGATCCGCGCGCGGCGGCAGGAGGTCGGGCTCTCGCTGCGGGCGCTCGCCGGACGGCTCGGCGTCAGCCCGGCGACCCTGAGCGCCGTCGAGAACGGCCGCACCCCGCTGACCGTGACCCGGCTGCACCGGATCGCCGAGCTGCTCGACACCACGGCCCCCGACCTCCTGAGCGGGCCTGCCGGGTCCTCCGGGTCCGCGGCGATCCCGCAGGTCCCGGCGTCCCGGGGCGCGACCCCCGAGGGGCGTCGCGGCGCCTGGCGGGACTTCTCCACCATCTCGATCGATCCGGTGCTGGAGGCCGCGGCGCGGGTGTTCGTGCGCCAGGGCTTCCACGCGACGAGCATGCGCGAGGTCGCCACCGAGGCCCACCTGAGCGTCGCCGGGGTCTACCACCACCACCCCAGCAAGGAGCGGCTCCTGGTCTCCCTGCTCGACCTCACCCTGGCCGAGATCGGCTGGCGGGTGGAGGCGGCGCGGGTCGAGGGGCGCGACCCGGTCGACTCCTTCGCCCGCATGGTCGAGTCGCTCGCCCTCTTCCACGCGGTCCGCGCCGACCTCGCCTTCATCGGGGCCAGCGAGATGCGGGCCCTCGGTCCGCAGGAGCGGACCCGGATCACCGGGCTGCGCGACGGCGTCCAGCACGCGCTCGACACCCAGGCCGCCGCGTGCCTGGACGTCGGCGCCTTCGAGGTCGACGACGCCCGGACGACGCTGCGCGCCATCGCCACGATGTGCACCTCGTTGCCGTCGTGGTTCCGGCCCGAGGGTCCTCTCGACGCCGCGTCGGTGGCGCGGGCCTACGCGCAGTACGCCCTGACCCTGATGGGCCACCGGGAGGCCCCGACGCCGTCGCCGCCCGTTCCCGCGCCCGATTCGTCCCTCGAAGCCGATTCCGAATAA
- a CDS encoding phosphotransferase family protein, which produces MSDLVPLDRLGPALVQATGDPAWSDLELELIAGGKSNLTFVVRSGAGELVLRRPPTGTLLPSAHDMTREARVQRALAGTDVPVARIVLADDGDLLGVRCYVMEKVEGHVIRGSLPAPFEGPAAREHLSFAFADTLATLHAVDPAAVGLGDYGRPDGFMARQVRRWTGQWQASRTHDVPEIDELGRRLAAAVPTQQRSTVVHGDFRLDNVVYDGEDPRTIRAVLDWELSTLGDPLADVGLLMLFWAGPQDPTLSLIPGVTHLPGFPDRDAMVARYAASSPVDLSDLAYYRAFAHFKFAVIAQGVSARSAAGAMAGQDFGDLDHEIRQLGRAGLELV; this is translated from the coding sequence GTGTCCGACCTCGTCCCGCTCGACCGGCTCGGTCCCGCCCTGGTGCAGGCCACGGGCGACCCCGCGTGGTCCGACCTCGAGCTCGAGCTGATCGCCGGCGGCAAGTCCAACCTGACCTTCGTCGTACGCAGCGGGGCCGGGGAGCTCGTCCTGCGGCGTCCGCCCACCGGCACGCTGCTGCCCAGCGCGCACGACATGACCCGCGAGGCGCGGGTGCAGCGCGCCCTGGCCGGCACCGACGTCCCGGTCGCGCGGATCGTGCTGGCCGACGACGGCGACCTCCTCGGCGTGCGGTGCTACGTGATGGAGAAGGTCGAGGGCCACGTCATCCGAGGCAGCCTGCCCGCGCCGTTCGAGGGACCGGCGGCCCGCGAGCACCTCTCGTTCGCCTTCGCCGACACCCTGGCCACCCTGCACGCGGTCGACCCCGCCGCCGTCGGCCTGGGTGACTACGGCCGCCCCGACGGCTTCATGGCCCGGCAGGTCCGGCGCTGGACCGGTCAGTGGCAGGCCAGCCGGACCCACGACGTACCCGAGATCGACGAGCTGGGCCGACGGCTGGCCGCCGCGGTGCCGACCCAGCAGCGCTCGACCGTCGTCCACGGCGACTTCCGTCTCGACAACGTCGTCTACGACGGCGAGGACCCGCGCACGATCCGGGCCGTCCTCGACTGGGAGCTCTCGACCCTCGGCGACCCGCTCGCCGACGTGGGCCTGCTGATGCTCTTCTGGGCCGGCCCCCAGGACCCGACCCTGAGCCTGATCCCCGGCGTCACCCACCTGCCGGGCTTCCCCGACCGCGACGCGATGGTGGCGCGGTACGCCGCCTCGTCGCCCGTCGACCTCTCGGACCTGGCCTACTACCGGGCGTTCGCGCACTTCAAGTTCGCCGTCATCGCCCAGGGCGTCTCCGCCCGCTCGGCCGCCGGAGCCATGGCCGGACAGGACTTCGGCGACCTCGACCACGAGATCCGCCAGCTGGGCCGTGCCGGCCTCGAGCTGGTCTGA
- a CDS encoding branched-chain amino acid ABC transporter permease: MLLLEQLINGICTGAIYALFAVGFGIVFSTMQILNLAQGVYATYGAMITYFVLDESGLPFWLAAILGVIGAGLVAVLVDQVAFEPLRRRGVQLLGAVIASIGMWIALREVLSIATEATPVGFPPGTAPRGQISIGPIDVLQTQVLAVVCAVVVISAVYFLLHRTNVGSAIRAVGFDKRSAQITGISPQAMIIGAAMLSGAVTGLAGILMAGGQSFNFNLGDALLLQGFAAVVIGGMGDVRGSAIGGLFIGVVQTLSASYISASYQDAITFGLVLVVLLWRPTGLLGSADFQRA; this comes from the coding sequence GTGCTTCTCCTCGAGCAGCTGATCAACGGCATCTGCACGGGCGCGATCTACGCACTGTTCGCCGTCGGGTTCGGCATCGTCTTCTCGACGATGCAGATCCTCAACCTGGCCCAGGGCGTCTACGCCACGTACGGCGCGATGATCACCTACTTCGTCCTCGACGAGAGCGGCCTGCCCTTCTGGCTGGCCGCGATCCTCGGCGTCATCGGCGCCGGGCTGGTCGCCGTCCTGGTCGACCAGGTCGCCTTCGAGCCGCTGCGTCGTCGCGGGGTCCAGCTGTTGGGGGCGGTCATCGCCAGCATCGGCATGTGGATCGCGCTGCGCGAGGTGCTCAGCATCGCCACGGAGGCGACCCCGGTCGGCTTCCCTCCCGGCACCGCACCCCGCGGCCAGATCAGCATCGGCCCGATCGACGTGCTGCAGACCCAGGTCCTGGCCGTGGTCTGCGCCGTCGTCGTCATCTCTGCCGTCTACTTCCTGCTGCACCGCACCAACGTCGGATCGGCGATCCGCGCGGTCGGGTTCGACAAGCGCTCGGCCCAGATCACCGGCATCAGCCCCCAGGCCATGATCATCGGGGCGGCCATGCTGTCCGGTGCGGTCACCGGCCTGGCCGGCATCCTGATGGCGGGCGGCCAGAGCTTCAACTTCAACCTCGGCGACGCGCTCCTGCTGCAGGGCTTCGCCGCCGTGGTCATCGGCGGGATGGGCGACGTCCGCGGCAGCGCCATCGGCGGGCTGTTCATCGGCGTCGTCCAGACCCTGTCGGCCTCCTACATCTCCGCGTCCTACCAGGACGCGATCACCTTCGGCCTCGTGCTCGTCGTGCTGCTGTGGCGGCCCACGGGCCTGCTCGGCTCGGCCGACTTCCAAAGGGCGTGA
- a CDS encoding branched-chain amino acid ABC transporter permease, translating to MNPTLVLLQSATMFAMAGAVLALSTYVKLWTGLLSFATVTFGAIGAFGSIWLYNETSLGLFGSIIGAAVASGLFGLLVGRVFLKLSSHWLALATVALVLITRVFVVNLVDYTGGSAGEVVAYTITMPQMAIMLALVCGLLYLLKRSQFGVAADTTREDPAVAAALGVPVARVKIIAFGLSGAIGAVGGAMQASQLSYIDPDTFYINLSVTIIASVVLGGAYHWFGSVIGAAVFTGMPVYISQYITEGQSIINGALLLVIILFLPGGLIDPLRWRRLRERRLRKRQPPDAVDGTRDPAPDPALDQAGATR from the coding sequence ATGAACCCCACCTTGGTCCTGCTGCAGAGCGCCACCATGTTCGCCATGGCCGGCGCCGTGCTCGCCCTGTCCACCTACGTCAAGCTGTGGACCGGCCTGCTGAGCTTCGCCACCGTGACCTTCGGCGCCATCGGCGCCTTCGGGTCGATCTGGCTCTACAACGAGACGAGCCTCGGGCTCTTCGGCTCGATCATCGGCGCCGCCGTGGCCTCCGGCCTCTTCGGCCTGCTGGTGGGCCGGGTGTTCCTCAAGCTCTCGAGCCACTGGCTCGCGCTGGCGACGGTCGCCCTCGTGCTCATCACCCGCGTGTTCGTGGTCAACCTCGTCGACTACACCGGCGGCTCGGCCGGCGAGGTCGTCGCCTACACGATCACGATGCCGCAGATGGCGATCATGCTCGCGCTCGTCTGCGGGCTGCTCTACCTGCTGAAGCGCTCGCAGTTCGGCGTCGCCGCCGACACCACCCGCGAGGACCCGGCCGTGGCCGCCGCCCTCGGCGTACCGGTGGCCCGCGTCAAGATCATCGCCTTCGGCCTCTCGGGCGCGATCGGCGCCGTCGGCGGCGCGATGCAGGCCTCGCAGCTGTCCTACATCGACCCCGACACCTTCTACATCAACCTGTCGGTCACGATCATCGCCAGCGTGGTGCTCGGCGGGGCCTACCACTGGTTCGGCTCGGTCATCGGCGCGGCGGTCTTCACCGGGATGCCGGTCTACATCAGCCAGTACATCACCGAGGGGCAGTCGATCATCAACGGCGCCCTGCTGCTCGTGATCATCCTGTTCCTCCCCGGCGGCCTGATCGACCCGCTGCGCTGGCGTCGGCTGCGCGAGAGGCGGCTGCGCAAGCGGCAGCCACCCGACGCCGTCGACGGCACCCGTGACCCGGCACCCGACCCGGCGCTCGACCAGGCAGGAGCGACGCGATGA
- a CDS encoding ABC transporter substrate-binding protein gives MRIDSTPVRPGPRRNRRLVAVALTVLAMTASGCAKDGGAGADGDTVRIGMIVAETGPIAGAGKTFANGARIAAAQVNADDLMDNGKKIELVAKEGSEDPAKSASVAAQLAADKSIVGITCCILSTVAGAAKPIAEKQKVPLMLWGATDVDLADPPYVFRTVTMPQPANEKVSQTVAEQTGIKSVAYGVMTDNSGIVSQAEAFVSGMNDAGVQDLGTVETLSTTTNFTSAATDLIQKDSDAIVVAGTQSNAVGLIAALHDKGYDGQVITGETISGSGVFKSQPDALASVPFPVYFLSDQPANDAAKAFVEAYTKEYGEAPDGYAAQGYNAIYTLAMGLKAAGDDTTRAGLSKALDGMTELKDTIYGDVTFDGGQLNATSAVQIVNYTAPDGDIAAWKPAN, from the coding sequence GTGCGGATCGACAGCACCCCCGTCAGGCCCGGTCCGCGAAGGAACCGCCGCCTCGTGGCCGTCGCGCTGACCGTCCTGGCCATGACCGCCAGCGGTTGCGCCAAGGACGGCGGAGCCGGAGCCGACGGGGACACCGTCCGCATCGGGATGATCGTCGCGGAGACCGGGCCGATCGCCGGCGCCGGCAAGACCTTCGCCAACGGCGCCCGGATCGCGGCCGCCCAGGTCAACGCGGACGACCTGATGGACAACGGCAAGAAGATCGAGCTGGTCGCCAAGGAGGGCTCCGAGGACCCCGCCAAGTCGGCCAGCGTCGCCGCGCAGCTCGCGGCCGACAAGAGCATCGTCGGCATCACCTGCTGCATCCTCTCCACGGTGGCCGGAGCGGCCAAGCCGATCGCCGAGAAGCAGAAGGTCCCGCTCATGCTGTGGGGGGCCACCGACGTCGACCTGGCCGACCCGCCGTACGTCTTCCGCACGGTGACCATGCCGCAGCCGGCCAACGAGAAGGTGTCGCAGACCGTCGCCGAGCAGACCGGCATCAAGTCCGTCGCCTACGGCGTGATGACCGACAACTCCGGCATCGTGTCCCAGGCCGAGGCGTTCGTCAGCGGCATGAACGACGCCGGCGTGCAGGACCTCGGGACCGTGGAGACGCTCTCCACGACCACCAACTTCACCAGCGCGGCCACCGACCTGATCCAGAAGGACTCCGACGCGATCGTCGTGGCCGGGACGCAGTCCAACGCGGTCGGGCTGATCGCCGCACTGCACGACAAGGGCTACGACGGGCAGGTCATCACCGGCGAGACCATCAGCGGCTCGGGCGTGTTCAAGTCCCAGCCCGACGCGCTCGCCAGCGTGCCGTTCCCGGTCTACTTCCTGTCCGACCAGCCCGCCAACGACGCGGCGAAGGCCTTCGTCGAGGCCTACACCAAGGAGTACGGCGAGGCGCCGGACGGCTACGCCGCCCAGGGCTACAACGCCATCTACACCCTGGCGATGGGGCTCAAGGCGGCCGGCGACGACACCACCCGCGCCGGGCTGTCCAAGGCCCTGGACGGCATGACGGAGCTCAAGGACACGATCTACGGCGACGTGACGTTCGACGGCGGCCAGCTCAACGCCACGTCCGCGGTCCAGATCGTCAACTACACCGCCCCGGACGGCGACATCGCCGCCTGGAAGCCCGCCAACTAA